One genomic window of Glycine soja cultivar W05 chromosome 9, ASM419377v2, whole genome shotgun sequence includes the following:
- the LOC114368198 gene encoding predicted GPI-anchored protein 58 produces the protein MDMNVGCLISHQISMIAQHDSSRLGFPSLIIALCRARGVTYDSRMLESLRPTINLAYVKKNCWNLDDLTVTFRGPRKAKGKRSETLPSSEIPSSATPSIIAPASSTPSPSAPASSLPTPASAPTPLPVLAAVSTGLSSFTSKTLFAMLQSLHKGYIIIVQCLQSSVLQPMMSMEEFLSKMAWPGVQPSPSGGGEASTAQEPVPEEDEPIPPEPFVYETDPVSAQEEVASPAPVPVSPAPITDDYHPSAPALEQEQPIP, from the coding sequence ATGGACATGAATGTGGGCTGCTTAATTTCTCATCAGATCTCTATGATCGCCCAGCACGACTCCTCTAGACTTGGGTTTCCATCCTTAATCATTGCTTTATGTAGAGCTAGAGGAGTCACTTATGATTCTAGGATGCTGGAGAGTCTTCGTCCCACCATTAATTTGGCATATGTgaagaagaactgttggaatcttgATGATCTAACAGTGACTTTCAGAGGGCCTcgcaaggccaaggggaagaggTCAGAGACTCTCCCATCTTCTGAGATTCCCTCATCAGCAACTCCTTCCATTATAGCTCCAGCTTCTTCTACCCCATCTCCATCTGCTCCAGCTTCATCTTTACCAACACCAGCTTCAGCTCCCACTCCTTTGCCAGTTCTTGCTGCAGTTTCTACAGGACTCTCCTCATTCACCTCTAAGACTTTATTTGCTATGTTGCAGAGCCTGCACAAAGGCTATATCATCATCGTGCAGTGCCTACAGAGCTCAGTTTTGCAACCTATGATGAGCATGGAGGAGTTCCTTAGCAAGATGGCTtggccaggagtccagccttctccttcGGGAGGAGGTGAGGCCTCCACAGCCCAAGAGCCTGTGCCAGAGGAGGACGAGCCCATCCCTCCTGAGCCATTTGTTTATGAGACTGATCCAGTTAGTGCTCAGGAGGAGGTAGCATCACCAGCTCCAGTTCCTGTCTCTCCAGCACCCATTACTGATGATTACCATCCATCTGCACCAGCATTGGAGCAAGAGCAGCCCATTCCATAG